The nucleotide window TTTGACGTAGGCGCGGGCCAAGGGCTTGGCGACCACGCGATCGACGCCGTTGTTGAACTTGTGCACGCGCCGGTTGAATTTTTCCCACGGATCGTAAGCCGAGGTCGACTCAACGCCGGGCGGCAGGGTGGGGTCGGCGACCGGATCGTATTGGGACGCGCCGTAGAGCGCGTTGTAATCCTGCTCGGCAGCGGTCGGGGCCTCGCTCGCCGGCGGCGTTTGCGGTGCGGCTTGCGTCTGCGCGCCCGCTTGGTCCGCGGCGACGGGCGCCGCGGGCGTCTGATCGGCAGGCGCAGACGATTGCGCCCACGCGTGGGAGGACAGCGTGAGCGCAAGGGACAGCGCCAGAGGGAGGATTAATGGACGCATCGGTTCACTATACCGGAGGCGGAGCCGCGTGGCGCGGGTCCAGGGTAGTCAGGCTTCGAAGGACAGGTCGGGCGCCAGCCGGTACGCGGCCCGCAGCTCGGCCAGGCCGGGCGGATCGCCGTCCAAGTGCAGGGCGTAGCCGCGACGTGCGGCCAGTTCGGTCAGCAGGGCCAGTCCGGCGCTGTCGACGTGGCTCACCGCGCGCAGGTCCAGTCGGCCGGCCTGGCCGATCGCAGCCGATGCGGCCGGCCACAGCGCGGCCATGGCGGGGCGATCGAGCGCCCCGGCGAAGGCGAGCGCGTCGCCGTCCACGCTCAGGCGGGCGTCACTTTGTGGCATCGGCCTGCATGCTGCCGGCTTTCAG belongs to Luteimonas galliterrae and includes:
- a CDS encoding STAS domain-containing protein, encoding MPQSDARLSVDGDALAFAGALDRPAMAALWPAASAAIGQAGRLDLRAVSHVDSAGLALLTELAARRGYALHLDGDPPGLAELRAAYRLAPDLSFEA